From a region of the Arachis ipaensis cultivar K30076 chromosome B09, Araip1.1, whole genome shotgun sequence genome:
- the LOC107618749 gene encoding 40S ribosomal protein S8 — protein sequence MGISRDSMHKRRATGGKKKVWRKKRKYELGRQPANTKLSSNKTVRRIRVRGGNVKWRALRLDTGNYSWGSEAVTRKTRILDVVYNASNNELVRTQTLVKSAIVQVDAAPFKQWYLQHYGVDIGRKKKTAAAKKDAEEGETPTEEAKKSNHVQRKIEKRQKDRKLDPHIEEQFGGGRLLACIASRPGQCGRADGYILEGKELEFYMKKIQKKKGKGAA from the exons GTATTTCCAGGGATTCTATGCACAAGAGGCGCGCCACTGGTGGCAAGAAGAAGGtttggaggaagaagaggaa GTATGAGCTTGGGCGCCAGCCAGCCAACACTAAGTTATCGAGCAATAAGACGGTCAGGAGGATTCGTGTTAGAGGTGGCAATGTGAAGTGGAGGGCATTGAGGTTGGATACCGGAAACTATTCATGGGGAAGTGAAGCTGTGACTCGCAAGACTCGTATTCTTGATGTTGTTTACAATGCCTCAAACAATGAGCTCGTGAGAACTCAGACTCTTGTCAAGAGTGCCATTGTTCAGGTTGATGCTGCCCCATTCAAGCAGTGGTACCTTCAGCATTATGGTGTTGATATTGGCAGGAAGAAGAAAACAGCTGCTGCCAAGAAGGATGCTGAG GAAGGTGAGACCCCCACGGAGGAAGCCAAGAAAAGCAACCATGTGCAGAGAAAAATCGAGAAACGTCAGAAAGATCGTAAGCTTGATCCCCATATTGAAGAGCAGTTTGGTGGTGGGAGATTGCTGGCTTGCATTGCTTCTCGACCTGGTCAATGTGGCAGGGCTGACGG CTATATTTTGGAAGGTAAGGAGCTTGAATTTTACATGAAGAAAATCCAGAAGAAGAAGGGAAAGGGTGCTGCCTAA